A single region of the Kocuria rosea genome encodes:
- the nirB gene encoding nitrite reductase large subunit NirB, which yields MPRSPFSPQSPQHVVVVGGGPAAHRFAEAVLSAEDHHVRLTVFADEPWVPYDRVQLSKALTGPAGAVDLTLGGGTVWQDPRVDLRQGVKAREIDPAARTVAAADGTVTGYDELVLATGSDAARLDVPGAHHAFVYRTLDDVAAIRAEVERLRARYGRTPRGVVIGGGLLGLEAAGGLQELGAEATVVHSRKWLMNAQLDEGAGRSLNALITARGVRLHLGERPSGVGLRKSDGEVCAVEFRDSADLEADLVIVATGIRARDRLAFNAGVATAPRGGVVIDEACRTSAEHVWAIGEVASWNGECLGLVAPANTMAEIVADRLAGGRSTFDGFDTATKLKLSGVDVASFGDAYGETEDCLEVVYADPARGMYQKVVVTQDARTLLGGVFVGDAEPYNALRPLLGRELPGEPGAYLSASGVDAPAGDLPDDAVICSCNNVTTGAVREQISCGVHEIGELKKCSRAGTQCGSCVPMLKKTLDLELAKAGVEVSRALCEHFELSRAELFEAVRALDLSSWDEVVARFGTGLGCDICKPVVASVLASQRDEYVLDSGRGALQDTNDRALANMQKDGTYSVVPRVPAGEITPEKLIVLGEVARKYGLYTKITGALRVDMFGARLEQLPEIWRELVDAGFESGQAYGKALRNVKSCVGSTWCRYGVQDSVGMAVRLELRYRGLRSPHKFKMGVSGCARECAEARGKDVGIISTTDGWNLYTGGNGGANPAHAQLLAQGLDDETLVRYIDRYLMYYIRTADRMQRTARWQEELDGGIDHARAVVVEDSLGIGEELEAAMARHVDRYEDEWAATLKDPERLRRFRSFVNDAAPDDSQDYVLERGQRRPATDAERAAAEAGDGPVLLTGPRIPVREGAATPGA from the coding sequence GTGCCGCGCTCCCCCTTCTCCCCGCAGTCCCCCCAGCACGTCGTCGTGGTCGGCGGCGGCCCCGCCGCCCACCGCTTCGCGGAGGCGGTGCTGTCCGCGGAGGACCACCACGTGCGCCTCACCGTGTTCGCCGACGAGCCGTGGGTCCCCTACGACCGCGTCCAGCTGTCCAAGGCGCTGACGGGCCCCGCGGGCGCGGTCGACCTCACCCTGGGCGGGGGCACGGTGTGGCAGGACCCGCGGGTGGACCTGCGCCAGGGCGTGAAGGCCCGGGAGATCGACCCCGCGGCCCGCACGGTCGCCGCGGCGGACGGGACCGTGACCGGCTACGACGAGCTCGTCCTGGCCACCGGCTCCGACGCCGCGCGCCTGGACGTCCCCGGCGCCCACCACGCCTTCGTCTACCGCACCCTCGACGACGTCGCGGCCATCCGCGCCGAGGTCGAGCGGCTGCGCGCCCGCTACGGGCGCACCCCGCGCGGCGTGGTCATCGGCGGTGGTCTGCTGGGCCTCGAGGCCGCGGGCGGGCTCCAGGAGCTCGGCGCGGAGGCCACGGTGGTGCACTCCCGCAAGTGGCTGATGAACGCGCAGCTCGACGAGGGCGCCGGCCGCTCCCTCAACGCCCTCATCACCGCGCGCGGCGTGCGCCTGCACCTGGGCGAGCGCCCCTCCGGCGTGGGGCTGCGCAAGTCCGACGGCGAGGTGTGCGCCGTCGAGTTCCGGGACTCCGCCGACCTCGAGGCGGACCTGGTCATCGTGGCCACCGGCATCCGGGCCCGGGACCGGCTGGCCTTCAACGCGGGCGTCGCGACGGCCCCGCGCGGCGGCGTGGTCATCGACGAGGCCTGCCGCACCTCCGCGGAGCACGTGTGGGCGATCGGCGAGGTCGCCTCCTGGAACGGGGAGTGCCTGGGGCTCGTGGCCCCCGCGAACACCATGGCGGAGATCGTCGCCGACCGGCTGGCCGGCGGGCGCTCCACGTTCGACGGCTTCGACACCGCGACCAAGCTCAAGCTCTCCGGCGTGGACGTGGCGTCCTTCGGCGACGCCTACGGCGAGACCGAGGACTGCCTCGAGGTCGTCTACGCGGACCCCGCCCGCGGGATGTACCAGAAGGTCGTGGTCACCCAGGACGCGCGGACCCTGCTCGGCGGGGTGTTCGTGGGGGACGCCGAGCCGTACAACGCCCTGCGCCCGCTGCTGGGCCGGGAGTTGCCCGGCGAGCCCGGCGCCTACCTCTCCGCCTCCGGCGTGGACGCCCCGGCCGGGGACCTGCCCGACGACGCCGTGATCTGCTCCTGCAACAACGTCACGACCGGGGCCGTGCGGGAGCAGATCTCCTGCGGCGTGCACGAGATCGGCGAGCTCAAGAAGTGCTCCCGGGCCGGCACACAGTGCGGGTCCTGCGTGCCGATGCTCAAGAAGACCCTGGACCTGGAGCTGGCGAAGGCCGGCGTGGAGGTCTCCAGGGCCCTGTGCGAGCACTTCGAGCTCTCCCGCGCCGAGCTCTTCGAGGCCGTGCGCGCCCTGGACCTGTCCTCCTGGGACGAGGTGGTCGCCCGCTTCGGCACCGGCCTGGGCTGCGACATCTGCAAGCCCGTGGTCGCCTCCGTGCTCGCCTCCCAGCGGGACGAGTACGTGCTCGACTCCGGCCGGGGCGCCCTGCAGGACACCAACGACCGGGCGCTGGCCAACATGCAGAAGGACGGCACGTACTCCGTGGTCCCGCGCGTGCCGGCCGGGGAGATCACCCCGGAGAAGCTCATCGTGCTCGGCGAGGTGGCCCGGAAGTACGGGCTCTACACCAAGATCACCGGGGCCCTGCGCGTGGACATGTTCGGGGCCCGGCTCGAGCAGCTGCCGGAGATCTGGCGGGAGCTCGTGGACGCCGGCTTCGAGTCCGGGCAGGCCTACGGCAAGGCGCTGCGCAACGTGAAGTCCTGCGTGGGCTCCACGTGGTGCCGCTACGGGGTGCAGGACTCCGTGGGCATGGCCGTGCGGCTGGAGCTGCGCTACCGGGGGCTGCGCTCGCCCCACAAGTTCAAGATGGGCGTCTCGGGCTGCGCCCGCGAGTGCGCCGAGGCCCGCGGCAAGGACGTGGGCATCATCTCCACGACCGACGGCTGGAACCTCTACACCGGCGGCAACGGCGGCGCGAACCCCGCCCACGCCCAGCTGCTGGCCCAGGGTCTGGACGACGAGACCCTGGTCCGATACATCGACCGGTACCTCATGTACTACATCCGCACCGCGGACCGGATGCAGCGCACGGCCCGGTGGCAGGAGGAACTCGACGGCGGGATCGACCACGCGCGCGCCGTCGTCGTCGAGGACTCCCTGGGCATCGGCGAGGAGCTCGAGGCCGCGATGGCCCGGCACGTGGACCGCTACGAGGACGAGTGGGCCGCGACGCTGAAGGACCCCGAGCGGCTGCGCCGCTTCCGCTCCTTCGTCAACGACGCCGCCCCGGACGACTCCCAGGACTACGTGCTCGAGCGCGGTCAGCGCCGCCCCGCGACCGACGCCGAGCGCGCCGCCGCCGAGGCAGGCGACGGCCCCGTGCTGCTGACCGGTCCGCGCATCCCGGTGCGCGAGGGCGCCGCGACCCCCGGGGCCTGA
- a CDS encoding heparan-alpha-glucosaminide N-acetyltransferase domain-containing protein, with translation MRWTSGTERSALADATGGARRSPAWWAGLDAARGLALIGLMAVQVLPGHHAVTPAPAWPHLLLSQTSAALFILLAGVGLALGSGGRFPHRGRWLAADRVGLAVRAVLIAVVGLGLGALMPEDAPGDDLLVCCGVLFVLAIPFLRLSATALFVCAAVLWMVGPLLVQGLTDVLPAPASAHPAFADVPAEPGGTVSRLLVTGTYPVLPYLSCLLVGLGVGRMNLRDTGIQIRLLAAGAGLVVLARTAALFFPHAFDGHYRVPATGGTGADELAEVLVRGPDPWPVDGVWAIAAGLGVALLVLGGCLLVSRRSGVWSLRLSAVGAMGLSVYTAHLVALSVEVRYDLPVIWSVAHLGAAVLLAVGWHRALGRGPLERVLDAGGDAARRTVLHRQGRLHRT, from the coding sequence ATGAGGTGGACGTCCGGAACGGAGCGTTCCGCCCTGGCCGATGCCACGGGCGGTGCCCGCAGGTCCCCGGCGTGGTGGGCGGGCCTCGACGCGGCCCGCGGGCTGGCGCTGATCGGGCTGATGGCGGTGCAGGTCCTGCCCGGCCACCACGCCGTGACCCCGGCACCGGCCTGGCCGCACCTCCTCCTCTCGCAGACCTCGGCGGCACTGTTCATCCTGCTGGCCGGGGTGGGACTGGCACTCGGATCCGGGGGACGGTTCCCGCACCGGGGCCGATGGCTGGCCGCCGACCGGGTGGGGCTGGCCGTGCGGGCGGTGCTGATCGCCGTGGTGGGCCTGGGGCTCGGGGCGCTGATGCCCGAGGACGCCCCGGGGGACGACCTCCTGGTCTGCTGCGGGGTGCTCTTCGTGCTGGCCATCCCGTTCCTGCGCCTGTCCGCGACGGCGCTGTTCGTCTGCGCGGCGGTCCTCTGGATGGTGGGCCCGCTGCTGGTGCAGGGCCTGACGGACGTCCTCCCGGCACCCGCCTCCGCCCACCCCGCGTTCGCCGACGTGCCGGCGGAGCCGGGCGGGACGGTCTCCCGGCTGCTGGTGACCGGCACCTACCCGGTCCTGCCGTACCTGAGCTGTCTGCTGGTCGGGCTGGGGGTGGGGCGGATGAACCTGCGCGACACGGGGATCCAGATCCGTCTGCTGGCGGCGGGGGCGGGTCTGGTCGTCCTCGCACGGACCGCCGCCCTCTTCTTCCCCCACGCCTTCGACGGTCACTACCGGGTGCCGGCGACCGGCGGGACGGGCGCGGACGAGCTGGCCGAGGTGCTGGTGCGGGGCCCGGACCCGTGGCCCGTCGACGGGGTGTGGGCGATCGCCGCCGGCCTGGGCGTGGCACTGCTGGTGCTGGGGGGCTGTCTGCTGGTCTCCCGCAGGTCCGGGGTGTGGTCGCTGCGGCTGTCGGCCGTGGGGGCGATGGGCCTGAGCGTGTACACCGCCCACCTGGTGGCGCTGTCCGTCGAGGTCCGGTACGACCTCCCCGTCATCTGGTCCGTCGCCCACCTGGGGGCGGCGGTCCTGCTCGCCGTCGGCTGGCACCGGGCGCTGGGCCGGGGACCGTTGGAGCGGGTCCTCGACGCCGGCGGGGACGCCGCCCGCCGCACCGTGCTACACCGGCAGGGCCGGCTCCACCGGACGTGA
- a CDS encoding uroporphyrinogen-III synthase: MTAAPTAPAPGDHGAPGALGELTGFRVGVTAHRRATDFIAALERRGAQVVHAPALMISPVAEDTRVVEDTRTMLAHRPGIIVVTTAYGLRRWFEAADAAGLGEDLRDAFRAARVLTRGAKARGQVLSLELEDAEVSEDERTSSVVDRLLADGVAGARVAVQLHGLTDQIQLERLVAAGAQVDTVSPYRWLSADDGERLPGLIRDVCERRLDVLTFTAAPAVDSLFSTAQEMGRYEDLVDALRTDVTAAAVGPVCAGPLLEVGVEPLVPERYRLGALVRAVCTHAVEERTLVVPTRHGTLRLMSTGAALEGVFVPLSDAQVAVLRALAAHPGAVVSRGQLLSAVPGLETEHALEMVISRLRRILPAPLVATVIKRGYRLDP, translated from the coding sequence ATGACGGCCGCACCCACCGCCCCCGCACCCGGTGACCACGGCGCGCCCGGCGCGCTCGGGGAACTCACCGGGTTCCGCGTCGGCGTGACGGCCCACCGCCGCGCCACGGACTTCATCGCCGCCCTGGAGCGCCGCGGCGCGCAGGTGGTGCACGCGCCCGCCCTGATGATCTCCCCCGTGGCCGAGGACACCCGGGTGGTCGAGGACACGCGCACGATGCTCGCCCACCGGCCCGGGATCATCGTGGTGACCACCGCCTACGGGCTGCGCCGGTGGTTCGAGGCCGCCGACGCCGCGGGTCTCGGGGAGGACCTGCGGGACGCCTTCCGCGCCGCCCGGGTGCTCACCCGCGGGGCGAAGGCCCGGGGCCAGGTGCTCTCCCTGGAGCTCGAGGACGCGGAGGTCTCCGAGGACGAGCGGACCTCCTCGGTGGTCGACCGGCTCCTGGCCGACGGCGTGGCCGGCGCCCGCGTGGCCGTCCAGCTGCACGGGCTGACGGACCAGATCCAGCTGGAGCGCCTCGTGGCCGCCGGGGCGCAGGTGGACACCGTCTCCCCCTACCGGTGGCTCTCCGCCGACGACGGCGAGCGCCTGCCCGGCCTGATCCGCGACGTCTGCGAGCGCCGCCTGGACGTGCTGACCTTCACCGCCGCCCCGGCCGTGGACTCCCTGTTCAGCACCGCGCAGGAGATGGGCCGCTACGAGGACCTCGTGGACGCCCTGCGCACGGACGTCACGGCCGCCGCGGTGGGACCCGTGTGCGCCGGGCCCCTGCTGGAGGTCGGGGTGGAGCCGCTCGTGCCGGAGCGCTACCGGCTGGGGGCCCTGGTCCGGGCGGTGTGCACCCACGCGGTCGAGGAGCGCACCCTGGTGGTGCCCACTCGGCACGGGACGCTGCGGCTGATGAGCACCGGCGCCGCTCTGGAGGGCGTGTTCGTCCCGCTCTCCGACGCCCAGGTCGCGGTGCTGCGGGCGCTCGCGGCGCACCCCGGGGCGGTGGTCTCCCGGGGGCAGCTGCTGTCCGCGGTGCCGGGCCTGGAGACCGAGCACGCCCTGGAGATGGTGATCTCCCGGCTGCGCCGGATCCTGCCCGCTCCCCTGGTCGCCACCGTGATCAAGCGCGGCTACCGGCTGGACCCCTGA
- a CDS encoding heparan-alpha-glucosaminide N-acetyltransferase domain-containing protein, translated as MRERPTEHRPAAAASRGAAPRSSRRLVGLDAARGLALVAIMCVHILPVSYAATGRPTVTWILFPGDSPALFALLAGTGLALTSGGRRPLRGREMTAARAGIAVRALLLLVLGLVIGHLMPPEPPAYNILIYFAAYFLLALPFLGLGPRVLFLGAGAALVAGPLLLHFAGESLPGFSSYNPTFVTLVTEPLAVLGQLLLTGTYPALPYLAYLLAGLAIGRLNLRRRDVQVRLVVVGTVLAVTAKLVSRQLLYAGDVYTRLLFSDPDLTVAQLESLLTYGPEDTLPTTTPWWLVLTTPDVNTPFSVAWSLGVSLAVVGTCLLLARRHSSWLLPVTALGAMSLTLYTAHLVFLSFELFHTAPLLWLIASLVLSVLFALAWQRAFGRGPLERAMNAAVRPVRRAVAQGSSR; from the coding sequence ATGAGGGAGCGCCCCACCGAGCACCGGCCCGCGGCGGCCGCGTCCCGCGGCGCCGCACCGCGGTCCTCGAGGCGCCTGGTGGGCCTCGACGCCGCCCGCGGGCTGGCGCTCGTGGCCATCATGTGCGTGCACATCCTGCCCGTGTCCTACGCCGCCACGGGCCGGCCCACGGTGACGTGGATCCTGTTCCCCGGCGACTCCCCGGCCCTGTTCGCCCTGCTGGCCGGCACGGGGCTGGCGCTCACCTCCGGCGGGCGCCGCCCGCTCCGCGGCCGCGAGATGACGGCCGCCCGGGCCGGCATCGCGGTGCGCGCGCTGCTGCTGCTGGTCCTGGGACTGGTCATCGGCCACCTCATGCCGCCGGAGCCCCCGGCCTACAACATCCTGATCTACTTCGCCGCGTACTTCCTGCTCGCCCTGCCCTTCCTGGGGCTCGGGCCGCGGGTCCTGTTCCTCGGCGCGGGCGCAGCCCTGGTGGCCGGCCCGCTGCTGCTCCACTTCGCCGGGGAGTCGCTGCCGGGCTTCTCCTCCTACAACCCGACCTTCGTCACGCTGGTCACCGAACCGCTCGCGGTGCTCGGCCAGCTGCTCCTGACGGGGACCTACCCCGCCCTGCCGTACCTGGCCTACCTGCTGGCGGGGCTGGCCATCGGCCGGCTCAACCTGCGCCGCCGCGACGTCCAGGTCCGGCTGGTCGTGGTGGGCACGGTCCTCGCGGTGACCGCGAAGCTGGTCTCGCGGCAGCTGCTCTACGCCGGGGACGTCTACACCAGGCTGCTGTTCAGCGACCCGGACCTCACCGTGGCGCAGCTCGAGAGCCTGCTCACCTACGGCCCCGAGGACACGCTGCCGACGACCACGCCGTGGTGGCTCGTGCTCACCACCCCGGACGTCAACACCCCGTTCTCCGTGGCGTGGAGCCTCGGGGTGAGCCTGGCCGTCGTCGGGACCTGCCTGCTCCTGGCCCGCCGGCACAGCTCCTGGCTGCTGCCCGTGACGGCCCTGGGCGCGATGAGCCTCACCCTGTACACGGCGCACCTCGTGTTCCTGTCCTTCGAGCTCTTCCACACCGCGCCCCTGCTCTGGCTGATCGCGAGCCTGGTGCTCTCCGTGCTGTTCGCCCTCGCCTGGCAGCGAGCCTTCGGACGGGGCCCACTGGAACGGGCGATGAACGCGGCGGTCCGGCCGGTCCGCCGGGCCGTGGCTCAGGGGTCCAGCCGGTAG